A portion of the Cellulophaga algicola DSM 14237 genome contains these proteins:
- the frr gene encoding ribosome recycling factor, with amino-acid sequence MNEEITFILDSTNESMNGSIDHLVKAFAKIRAGKANPIMLSSVMVDYYGSQTPLAQVANVSTPDARTLTVQPWEKNMLQPIEKAIMIANLGFNPMNNGDFIIISVPPLTEERRRDLAKQAKGEAEDAKVGIRNARQEANKEIRALDDASEDLKKNAEADIQELTNKFSRKIEEVLTVKEAEIMKV; translated from the coding sequence AAAGCATGAATGGGTCAATTGACCATTTAGTAAAAGCGTTTGCAAAAATTAGAGCAGGAAAAGCGAATCCAATTATGCTATCTAGCGTAATGGTAGATTATTACGGCTCTCAAACTCCTCTAGCACAAGTTGCCAATGTGAGTACCCCAGATGCTCGTACGCTAACCGTACAACCTTGGGAAAAAAACATGTTACAACCTATTGAAAAAGCGATAATGATTGCCAATCTTGGTTTTAACCCGATGAATAATGGTGATTTTATTATCATTAGCGTACCACCTCTAACAGAAGAACGCAGAAGAGATTTAGCAAAGCAAGCAAAAGGTGAAGCTGAAGATGCTAAGGTAGGTATCCGTAATGCTAGACAAGAGGCAAATAAAGAAATTAGAGCTCTTGATGACGCATCTGAAGATTTAAAGAAAAATGCAGAAGCAGATATACAGGAGCTTACCAATAAATTTTCAAGAAAAATAGAAGAAGTTTTAACGGTTAAAGAAGCCGAAATAATGAAAGTATAA